A region of Diospyros lotus cultivar Yz01 chromosome 3, ASM1463336v1, whole genome shotgun sequence DNA encodes the following proteins:
- the LOC127797322 gene encoding uncharacterized protein LOC127797322: MVMEDPNMLAADCIVISCCCQCLVLQIIIILLKLPSKLARKTSRYAKKKLCRRRRKVTIEKKMDEYGDEYQEEEGFDVNEWQGCGGCCCMEEVEKVLEELSQKGRFAFGSFWCGEELESSPQSAINYHLIEMVQLC; the protein is encoded by the coding sequence ATGGTCATGGAGGACCCCAACATGCTTGCTGCGGACTGTATTGTCATCTCCTGTTGCTGCCAATGCCTGGTCCTGCAGATCATTATCATCTTGCTCAAGCTTCCTTCCAAGCTGGCCCGGAAGACGAGCCGGTATGCTAAGAAGAAACTTTGCAGGAGGAGAAGAAAGGTGACCATAGAAAAAAAGATGGATGAATATGGAGACGAGTATCAAGAAGAAGAGGGATTTGATGTAAATGAATGGCAGGGTTGTGGTGGGTGCTGTTGTATGGAGGAagttgagaaggtgttggaggAGTTGTCTCAGAAGGGTCGGTTTGCATTTGGAAGCTTTTGGTGTGGAGAAGAATTGGAGAGTTCACCACAAAGTGCTATTAATTACCATTTGATTGAAATGGTTCAGCTCTGTTAG